The sequence GTATCTGACCGCCTCCCAGTGTCTGGATTTTTTCGATCCCAGCATGGAGATCGACCCCAGTCACATCCGCTATGCCTTCTCCCAGGCCGCAAGGCGGGAGCTGCGGGAAGAACTCGAGATTCCTAGCAATGCTTTCGAGGCAGTCACTCCCGTGGATGAGCCCCTCCACTACACGGCCTTGGAGGGTGCCAAGAGCGCCTACTCCGCTACTGAGTATCACATCCAGCCTTTCAAGGTTGCCCTGAAGGATACGGGCAAGACTGACCTACTGCGCTGTCTGGCTGCACATCCCGAGCGTTTCGCGTGGTTCACGGCGAAAGAGTTAGCCGGTGGTTCCAATGCTGCAGGCGCCAAAGCCTTCGTCGATGCCATTCGACAGGGCGGTCCAGCACTCGACGCGGATACCTTCACGATTCCCATCGGCCACACCGCCCCCTTCAAGGATCCCGTCGATATTCCTGGCAAGCCTTCAGAACCATTTGCTGTCGGCATCGCGGGCCGAGAGCGGCAAGTCCATGTCGATCTGGGCACAGACCAGATCGAACTACTGAACTGGCTTGCAGCCGTGCGCCGCGGGGAAGACATTGAAGAGTTAGCCGTTGGCGTGTCTATAGCCAGAGGCACCGGCTGGGTTCTCATCGACGACGATCACGCTCTCACAGGACTGAGGGCGCTTGCCGCCAAGTTGGACGCAGCGGGGCTGCCGCTACTGGATTTCCACGACCGAGCCGTTCGCTTGAATGCGGTGACCCCGTACTTCTCGCCTTCGTCAATTTCGATGGAAATTCAGGATGAACGACGCGGGAAGTCGTACCGCCTGAACCTGTCGCGTCGTCGAATACAGTCGATCCTTGGAGTCGCCGTAGCCAAGGAAGCCTCGATATCCTTGCCTGAAATCCTGGGCAATGCGGTTTATTCGCTTGATCAAGGCGACCCTCAACCCGCCTTGGACGGCATCGAAACCGTCAAGCGAATGCAGCGCGAGATCCGGGGGTTTCTGGATACGATTGGAGCACGACTGCTGGTTCGCCAGGTTGATGGAGTTCCTGAGCTTGCAGTGGGCCGTTAAGTCACTCGGATCCGCACATTCGGCGACTCACTTCTTCTCGCTTGGTATGTTGAGGAAAGTGACTTCCCCGTTACGACGCTCATCGGATCAGCCTTTCCTCTGGGTCAGGCGCGACTTGGTCGATGCGCCCGCAGCCAGCTGGATAGCCATCTCGGGAGACAGGCCAAGGGCTCCCGTAAGGTGCAGGAACTCCATGATGTCCAACCGGCGGGCACCGGCTTCCACGGCTGAAAGCCGTTGCTGCGGCCACCCCAGCGTCGCCGCGAGGGCAGATTGGGAAATACCTGCGGCTTCTCGAAGTTCCCGCAGCCGGGTAACCAGTCGCCGGTAAGCCGTTGAATAAATGGTCTTGGCAGCCATGATCGCACCGAAATGGGCGATCAAGAAATTTATGGCACGACTACCGATTACATGAAATTTATGTGAAATCAGCTAAGATAGGCTTCCTCCTTGCCCGTTCCTCCTGCCGCAACCGAGACATGGCCCTCTACCTCGTCAACCCTGGTGTGGATCTCACTCTCGAGCTCTGCATAGCTCCCGCTATGGAGGAGGCCATTTGCGTCCAATGGGAACGGGTTAAGGATAGGGCGATCAGGCAAACCTTCGTCCGCAAGCTCGAGAAGCAGCTTGAGCGCCTGGTAGCCGAATGCATGGACTGGGACTTGAAGGAACCCACCCCTGCACAGGCATCCTACGCCGCGCTCATCAGCAGGAAACTGGACGTACCAATACCGTCAGAGGCCGTGAAGTATCGATTCCACATGGCACTGTTCATCGATACCTACAACGAGCAATACCGGACGGAGATCTCCAAGCTTCCCACGCCGAACTCCGTGGAAATCGAGAAAGCACAAGCGCTTGTTGCCGAGAAACTGAAATCTATCCCCACCAGCGACTAAGTCGTTCCATCAGCCTGGTTGATGCAACCAGTTGGTCTAGGGGTCGCTTCCCGCCGGTCAAGCCACTGCCGGCTGTCGGTATCTTGAGCGCCGCAGCTGGCCAGTTTGCTTGGCAAGAGCTGGTCAACTGGTGGCAATACGCATTCGGTCGCTTACTCATGGGCTTTGAGCTTCGTGTTTGCACTCTGCTACTCACTTGGAAGCAGCTACCGACTTGCGCTGTTGCAGTTGGATCACATTGCTCTTGTGCCTCGACTTCGCTGAGGGGTCCGCCTTGACCCCACACAAGATGCACCCACCTGCCTCTTCGCTTTCCTTGTGCAGAATCGGTCGAATCAGCAACTCGGCGTCCAGCGAATGCTCGTGAAATCGCTTGTAGATGTCGATGTGGTGCGCCCTAAGGGCAGCAATTATCTTGTCGCGGCCTGCGATCTTCTCCTTGAGGTAAGCGACCTGATCGCGCAGATGCTCTGCCGTGGCTTCGCCAGTCGCCATGCGCCGGCGAGCATCAAGGTCCAGGAGAATGAAGGCAACTAACTCCCCGTGCTTTGCCAAGGACTTGCGAGTGGTGGGTACCATTCTGGCAATCTCACTGGCGTTGTATTCGTACTGCACGCCAGCCTTCCGGGCCTTTGCGGCCAACCCACGGATCACCGCCTCAATCCTCTCCCGAAGCGCCTCACCGCGAAGTTGCTGACTCGTCTTGGAAGGCGATGACTCTTTCTTTGACTTAGCCATCTGGCTTCTCCTTACTGCGAACCGCATGTACGTCCTCAAGCGTAATGGCGATGTTTCGCCTAATTCGCTTGAAGTGGTCCATCGTGGGTGACTCATCCACGCCCTGCAATTCGAGGGCAGCGATGATCAACTGTGCCTCGCGCTTTATCCGTTCCAGTTCCTCAACCGTCGCGTCGTGCGAGGGCTCGATGACGAGGTGCTCACAGGGCTCTTCTTCGTCCCCGCTAAAGCAGCTCAGGTGATGTGGACAGGGCGTCGTGGCCCAATCCAAGGTGCAGACACCGTGTGGCATCGGGTTGACCATTCTGAGCACGGCATGGAGGTAGTCCTCAGCGTCTTCGCGCGAGTAATCCGCGATCCGGCTGTAGGTCTCTGCGACCTGTCCGACGGCGATCCTGTCGCGGACAGCCTGTTTTAGTCGTTCCGTCCGCACCTTGCTGCTGGTTTGGTCGTAGGTGGCATTCTGCTTCTGATACCTGCGGTTGAAGATCAGGGCGATCTGGTCTTCCGTCAGGCCGCCGTTCTGATAGAGCGTGTTGAGCCAGTGCCGAATATCGTGGGTGGTGAACTTGGCGACCTCACCACTACGCGGGTCCATGATGCGCAGGCGATTAAAGACGCTGTCCTCGGAATTTCCGGTGCCCGCCGAGCGCGCCTCACCGCACAGCCAGCGACTAATATGGGAGTCTGTGAGGGATGTGAAATCCGCTTCCTTCGTGCCTCGATGCTCGGAGAGGGCGTACTTTTTGACGATCAGCAGGGCCTCGTCCTGGTACAGCACGGAGTTGCCTTTCTTGTCCCTTAGCAGAGGTTGTACCTGTCTCTGGAAGCGAGCCTCCAAGGGTGCATCAATCGGCGGCGCTGGATAAACCTTACCCTGGAGTTGCAGAGCCTGCGCCTCATCGAGAATACCCCTGACAAGAACGCATTTTGATTGCTTCAACATCGTGCCGCAGTGTGCTTGTAGCTTTAGTATTGAGATCACGCGCAGATCGGTGTCCCAGCTGCTGCGTGCCTGACCACGAGATTTCCCGTTGCGCACTTGCGGCAGCTCACCACGGCGCGCAGCTTCCTGCACATCGAGCAGATCGGAGAACGTTAGTCGGCACACCCCGAGATTCTTGGCAGCCTGAGACTTGTTTCGTCCGGCTGCTTCATACAGGCCGATGGCATCGATGAAGCAGTTGCCTTTGTTGTACCAAGCTCCAGCCGGATTGATCATCAGGTGATCGGGATTGGCGGTCCATTCATGGGCCCACTTCGCCGTGAAATACCGAAACGCCTCGCGATCGGCCAGGATGCTGGACCAGTCGAGCTGGGGACAGGTGCGCAGCTGCTTTGCGAGCTCACGCGCTTCCTTGGTCTGCTCAAGAAGCCTGCCAACGGCATCTTCGACCGCCTCGGCCAGGAGCGGGTGAATGGGACGCGGGATGGCCTTTCCACCCTTCTCGGGATGGTGCAGCAGATGAAGCTTGCCGTCGATCTTCAACAGACACTGGGCCGGGAGCATCGCCAGCTCGCCCACGCGGAAACCTGCGCCGACCGTGATTACCAGGACCGAGAGGAAGAACCGATCCTTCGCAATCAAGTCCTCGCGGTGTTGCGACTGAAAAAGGTCACGAATGATTTCGCTTGGAACGAGCTTGCCTTCCCGCCCCTCGTCGGACCCGTAGCGACCATGGACGGTTGGGTTCGACAGTCGGTTGTTGTAGTCCAACCTGAGGTTGAAGTTAAGAGACAACCAGGCTGATGCTTGCTGAAGATGGCCGGCAACGCGATAGGCAGACTGATAGTGCTTGGCCAACCAATCCTCCGCCGCATGGAAGTCATCGGTCTTCAGGGTCTTGAACGCCCTCGCCCCGATCACCTGCGACAGCGCTTCAAATGCCAATATGCGCTGATCGGCGCCCGCCTTCGAGTTGAGTGACCCGGTCAGACGGGCGTAGAGCACCCACAGCTTGCATAGGCGCTTCAGGTTCTCGTGCTTGATCCTACTGAAGCGAGCGTTCCTCTCCGTCGCGGTGCCAACCTTCGTGATCCACGTAATGACGTTCCAATCATCCTCGTGAAACTTCAGCCCGTCCGGAAGTCGCCCGAGCATGTCGTCGAGGATGTCCCGTAATGCGCTGTTGGCTCCTTGCTCTTCCAGCCAGGTTGCAAGCTCAGAGGCACGCATCACTCGCTCCTGTTTTCCTGCGCTTGCTTGATCTGGCCAATGACCTCATGGATGGCCGCACCAACCCGGTCGAAGTCCTTACCCAGCTTGCTCCGCTCCTTTCCGCCCTCCACATCGCTCCAACACTTCAATTCGGACTCAACGAACTCGAGCGACTTCTCGTGTGGACCTTGTCGCCACGCTAGAAACATTGGACAACCGTTGTAGCAGGCCCAGAAGGGATGCTTCTTGCAGGCGCAGCTCTTCCCGCAAGAGCCCACGACGGCCGGCTGAGCGACGCCCTCGACGACGACTGGGATATGGATGGGCCGGCGCCCGACCGTGTCGACGATTGAGCCCTTGAAGAAGTAGATGTGATGCAGTTCAGAGAAGACTTGGCCGACGCCTCGATCGGTGGCCCGCTCCAAGGCGGGCATGAGGTCTGAGCCCACTGCCTGGATGTACGCATCCGCCGAGTAGGGCGAGTCGTGCTCCAGGATCTCCTGAATCTCGTCCCGCGGCACACCCTGAATCGCCATCGCGGTCCCGCCTGTGTGACGAATTCGATACTGCGATAAATGCACTTTCTTATTGGTTCTCGGGCTGATGATGCCTTGTCTCTTGGCCCACGCTTGCAGGCGAGCCTTCGCGAGCCAGACGGGAACCTGCCCATGCTCCATCCACTCCAACGATTCGCCGCAGGACGACGGCATAACGATCAAACGATCAAACCGCTGCTGTAGTGCGTGAATCTCAGGTCGCCGGGAGTACGCCAGGATGGCGTCCGCCAGCTCGCTCGTAATTTGCCATGATTCGGGCCTCTCACCTACCTGCCCCTTTGCCTTCGGGATACGGAGAAAGAACTCGCGTCCTGAGGGGGCGTCCCAGAGGGCATCGTGCTTCATGGACAACACTTGGATCGGCCGTTTGAGAGTCTCATTGAGCACACGCCCATAGATCCTCGTCGCGCAATCGGCGTCGTCTTCTGCTGGGTCGGCACGATTGAGCCCTCCCCGTATCAGCTCCCATTCCATGGAAGTAAAGGCACCCGCCTGCGCGTCCCATTCCATGACGCGGCGCAGGGTCTGGAGGTCGTTCCTGGCCTTCCAGGAAACCATTTGCATCGCGATGTGGAGGTCAGCCCCCGCCGCTCCAGTTTCCGCAAGTTCTGTGTAAAGGCTCCGGAAGAGAGATCGCGCGTGTGAATGCATGCGGCCCCACACACCGAGCCAGATAGAGGCACTGATCCCCGTTAGTCCACTGTGCAAGCTGACATTGTTTGCGTCTAGCGCTTTGCGCAGACTCGATAAGTCATTGTGGACAGTTCCAAGGTAACTGGGAGATCTACTCTTCAGGCGCCCCTGAATCGCCCGCTGGAGATGAACTGCGACAGCGTCCGAAAGCCCAAGCTTCGCCCAATCCAGCGTGTACTCGGTGCCAGCGTACGGAGCGCTCCACGAAGAGCCGGTTACATCAATCCATACCAGCTCATCCAGATTGAATTCGCAGCGCACGAAGCGCCGGCCATCGGCACTTTCCCAGAGTCCGGTCTCGAAGTTCTCGGTCAGGCCAGTGCGGTCCACTGGTTACCTCCCTGTTGCCAGACCATCAAAGCCTGACGCGCCCTCTGCGCCCTGGCTCTTTTCGTGTAAATCTCAAGGCTTCTGGGGTTCTCCCAACCGCCCCAGTGCACGAGGTCCTCGATCTTGGCCTCTCGCACCTCCTTGTTGGCCTCGCTGGTCACACCCTCATAGGCGCGATTGAAGAAGGCATGCCGTGCCAGATGCCAATTGAAGTCGACGCCCGTGCACTTTTTGATCGCTCTGGCTACGTCATCGGCCGCTCGTAGCGACAGGGGCTCACCGCTCGCAGCGATGATCAGGAAGTCGTGCGACAGCAGGAATTTTTTCTGTCGACGACCGTTGATCTTGACCGTCCTGTATCGGCAGGCCGACACGTAGTCAGCGACCACCTTCGGAAAGACGGTGTGATCGAACAGCAATCCTAGGTCTCGAGAGAGTGTTTTTGGGCGAGGCGGATTGGATCGAGGATCGACGTATCTGTCGCCCCGCTCTTCTATCCGCACGATCTTGAAGTAAGGCGCCGACCGCGTGGGGCAATCAGACAGGCGCATGGCAAGAATCTCGCTCTTGCGCATGCCGAACTCAATGGCCATTCGCCACATCAGATAGTCCCGCCAAGCGATCGACTCGCCGACGTCCTTGGAGCGATTCTCTGGCTTCAGAAACTGTTCAATCGCTGCAATCTCCTGATCCGTTAGGTCGGGGGCAACCGAGCGCTTACGCACCTTGATCAATACGTCTTTCCAAGCGCTCTTCTGGGCTGCCAGCAGCATTTCGATTTCGATGGCACGCCGTGTCTGGTTGCCGCTTGGCGGGCTGGCGAATTGTTTGATGAACCAACGGCAGATGACTGAGGCAGAGCGAAATACGCCGTTGATCGATTGTCGCTTGCCGAGTGGAACCACACCGCTGGCAAGCTCGAGTGGCTTACGCAGCCATGCCGCGAAGGCCCGGACCTGAGGCGCTGTTAGGCCTTGACCCGTCAATAGCTCCCGATCTAGATCGACCTTCGCTTCCCCAGCCCAGGTATACAGGGAAGCAAAAGTGGCCAACTCCTTGACCCGGGTGTTGTGTGAATCCGTCTTCAGCGCCAAGTGCGCTTCGTAGAGCGACGCAGCCGGCTTTGGCAAATGCGTCTCGCGTTCGGATAGCACGTGCCTGACGCCAGCGCCCGGAACCACGACCACGCTTACCTGAAACAGCGATACGGGGGCCTTCGAATCGCCGATTCGGCTACTTTTTTCTGCTGATCGAGCGGCGTTTGGCAAGGCATTAAACCAAATGAAATCAAGTACTTGCAAATTTGCTACTCATGTAAACACAACTATACCGCACTTTATATGCAATTACTAGCACCAACATGATTGGCTGATTGAAGGCCCCGAGAGCAAAAAAACCCCAAGAAACAAAGCCTTGGGGTTCTAGTACAGATAACTCTGGAAGCTATCTATGTATACACTTCAAACCGCTAGTTGCACTTGCTGTAACCGCAGTTGAGGCAAGTCGCACACCCATCCATCACCACCAGCGCCTTGGTGCTGCACTTGTGGCACATGGTGGCGCTGGGCGGGAAGCTGGTGCCCTCGCCGGTAACTTCGACGTCTTCCTCGCGCTTCTCGACGGCAGCGGCCGGGGCGTCCCTCTTCTTGGAGCGGTCCTCGTACTGCTTGCGCTTTTCGGCGATCAGCGCCTTCTGGTGCGCGCTCATTTCCGGGTCGTGCAGCAGGCCGATCGACTTCATGTGCTCCTCGACGATGGAGCCCAGCTCGGCGACCAGGGACGGCATGTACACGCCGCCGGCCTTGAAGTAGCCACCGCGCGGATCGAACACGGCCTTCATTTCCTCAACGATGAAGGTGACGTCGCCGCCCTTGCGGAACACGGCCGACATGATGCGGGTCAACGCGACGATCCACTGGAAGTGCTCCATCGACTTGGAGTTGATGAAGATCTCGAACGGACGACGCAGCTCGTGCTCGGTGTTGGCGTTGAGGACGATGTCGTTGATGGTCACGTAGAAGGCGTGCTCCACCAGCGGCGACTTGATCTTGTAGGTACTTCCAATCAGCACTTCCGGGCGCTCGATGCGTTCGTGCATCTGCACGATGTTGTCCTTGGGAGCTTCGGCGACGGGTGCGGGCGCTGCGGCCGTTGCTGCGGGGGCGGCGGCGGCTTCGCGCGCCTTGTCCTCGTTGGAGAGGACGCTGTATCCGGTGATCTTGCTTTCGATCTTGACGGCCATGACGCTTACCTGTGGTTCGTGTTGCTGGTAACGGAGTGCGCTGCGTGCCCGATGGGCGCGGCGCGGTTATGGGGTGGCGCGCTTGCCGGCCTTCTTCGCCGGGGTCGCCTTTTTGGCCACGGTCTTGCGGGCGGCCTGGGTGCTGGTCCTGCTGGTGGCCTTGGTCTCGGTGGAGCCGGCTGCCGCCTTGGTCACCCTGGTGGCCTTGGCGACTTTCGCCACCTTGGCAACCTTTGCGACCTTGGCCGGACGCGCCGGCGCCGCCTTCTTCGTTGCCGCCTTGGCGGGCGTGGCGGCCTTGGTGGCGGCGGCACGCTTGCCCACGCCCTTGGCCTTGAGGGCAGCGGCTTCGGCCTGGGCATTGGCCTTGGCGGCCTCGAGCTTCTGGCGGGCGGTGGCGACGGTCTTGCTCACCGCCTTCTTCGCACTGGCGGTCTTGCTGGCCACGGTGTCCCTGGCGGTCTTGACCGCCTTGCTGACCTTGGCCACCTGCTTCTTGGCCCCGTCCTGCACGCGACGGGCGCGCTGCTGGACGGTGGTGACGGTGCCCGTGGCCGTGGTGGCCACGCTGTCGCCCAGCTGCAACGCCTGCTCCTTCAAGTTGCCGGCCACCTGCGAGACGGTTGCCGTCACACCATTCCCGTTGCTCATAGTGCCCTCCCGGGGCTATCAGTCCGTAACGTTGGGTGATGCTGCATCGACACGGTGAAGCGAGGAACCAACCACATGCGGCAGGGGCGTTATTCCCCAACCGGTGAGCCGGCGGCCGCGGTTGCCCGCGGCGCAGCCATCAGCAAAAGTCGTCAGAACTTGCCGTAATACCCTTCCTTGAGCGCATCGAACAGGTTGGCGGCGGTGTGCAGCTCGCCGTCGTATTCGATCTGCTCGTTGCCCTTGACCTCGATGGTCTGGCCGTCTTCCAGCTCGAAGCGGTAGGTGGTGTTCTCCAGGTCCGCTTCCTTGACCAGCACGCCCTGGAAGGCAGCCGGGTTGAAGCGGAACGTGGTGCACCCCTTCAGGCCCTGCTGGTGGGCGTAAC is a genomic window of Stenotrophomonas sp. Marseille-Q4652 containing:
- a CDS encoding NUDIX domain-containing protein, which codes for MHSSNELLAEVSRILPRIAEESSDREEIPETDLIGRLIHATGVGAEEAGSVLSVVRRLLQALSVLDEARLGAGVWAFVSFPASLLARSVLGGLGEAEFRLLEPGFWNASEYLVDRQRALIKRSEELRAVLPSGLVPIRRVWVSWAWIAMDGKFLMVRREDPALHRDGSRGQFVFPGGRVSNEDLPELVYLTASQCLDFFDPSMEIDPSHIRYAFSQAARRELREELEIPSNAFEAVTPVDEPLHYTALEGAKSAYSATEYHIQPFKVALKDTGKTDLLRCLAAHPERFAWFTAKELAGGSNAAGAKAFVDAIRQGGPALDADTFTIPIGHTAPFKDPVDIPGKPSEPFAVGIAGRERQVHVDLGTDQIELLNWLAAVRRGEDIEELAVGVSIARGTGWVLIDDDHALTGLRALAAKLDAAGLPLLDFHDRAVRLNAVTPYFSPSSISMEIQDERRGKSYRLNLSRRRIQSILGVAVAKEASISLPEILGNAVYSLDQGDPQPALDGIETVKRMQREIRGFLDTIGARLLVRQVDGVPELAVGR
- a CDS encoding helix-turn-helix transcriptional regulator → MIAHFGAIMAAKTIYSTAYRRLVTRLRELREAAGISQSALAATLGWPQQRLSAVEAGARRLDIMEFLHLTGALGLSPEMAIQLAAGASTKSRLTQRKG
- a CDS encoding site-specific integrase, translated to MQVLDFIWFNALPNAARSAEKSSRIGDSKAPVSLFQVSVVVVPGAGVRHVLSERETHLPKPAASLYEAHLALKTDSHNTRVKELATFASLYTWAGEAKVDLDRELLTGQGLTAPQVRAFAAWLRKPLELASGVVPLGKRQSINGVFRSASVICRWFIKQFASPPSGNQTRRAIEIEMLLAAQKSAWKDVLIKVRKRSVAPDLTDQEIAAIEQFLKPENRSKDVGESIAWRDYLMWRMAIEFGMRKSEILAMRLSDCPTRSAPYFKIVRIEERGDRYVDPRSNPPRPKTLSRDLGLLFDHTVFPKVVADYVSACRYRTVKINGRRQKKFLLSHDFLIIAASGEPLSLRAADDVARAIKKCTGVDFNWHLARHAFFNRAYEGVTSEANKEVREAKIEDLVHWGGWENPRSLEIYTKRARAQRARQALMVWQQGGNQWTALA
- a CDS encoding NrdJb codes for the protein MAVKIESKITGYSVLSNEDKAREAAAAPAATAAAPAPVAEAPKDNIVQMHERIERPEVLIGSTYKIKSPLVEHAFYVTINDIVLNANTEHELRRPFEIFINSKSMEHFQWIVALTRIMSAVFRKGGDVTFIVEEMKAVFDPRGGYFKAGGVYMPSLVAELGSIVEEHMKSIGLLHDPEMSAHQKALIAEKRKQYEDRSKKRDAPAAAVEKREEDVEVTGEGTSFPPSATMCHKCSTKALVVMDGCATCLNCGYSKCN